The Paenibacillus dendritiformis region TGCTCCGATATTCGGCGTGCTTCGCTCCGCCTTTGCCAGCCCTCCGAAGGCATTGCGCCAAGAACTGAAGCAGATGCAGCAGCAGATGGAGAATCAATACGTCCCGCTGCTGAAGGAGCGAGTGAATCACGCGCATTTCCGCGAAGGGGTCGATCCCGATCAAGCCCTCCAGTTTATCCTGATCTCCTTGGAGGCGCTCGTTGCGCATCAACTGGCCCAGAACGGCCCCCCTTCGCTCGACGATTCGACGGCAGAAGGGGATTCCGGTCTAGCGCCTTTTCTGGACATGTTAAAGTACGGAGTCTACAGAACAGGACAATACGGTTATGAAAATTAATCTTCTCACATTGGGGACACGCGGAGATGTGCAGCCCTTCGTCGCGCTCGGGATGAAGCTTCAGAACGCGGGACATGCCGTGACTGTAGTA contains the following coding sequences:
- a CDS encoding TetR/AcrR family transcriptional regulator, whose amino-acid sequence is MDKRDVLLQAALSEFSMKGYEAASTNRIIQSAGVSKGILFHYYGDKQSLYMAVVRHCNDFVMEAMQREMEHMSDDIFEALVQLSAAKRKLFLEHAPIFGVLRSAFASPPKALRQELKQMQQQMENQYVPLLKERVNHAHFREGVDPDQALQFILISLEALVAHQLAQNGPPSLDDSTAEGDSGLAPFLDMLKYGVYRTGQYGYEN